A genome region from Nocardioides cynanchi includes the following:
- the pgm gene encoding phosphoglucomutase (alpha-D-glucose-1,6-bisphosphate-dependent) translates to MADPRAGTLAQPSDLVDVAHLVTAYFSEEPDPDDVDQQVAFGTSGHRGTSLKTSFNEVHIAATTQAICDYRTEQGYDGPLFLGRDTHALSEPAWVTAIEVLVANDVTVLVDSADGYTPTPAVSHAIIRANGGRTTGTGLADGIVVTPSHNPPTDGGFKYNPPHGGPADTDATSVIAARANELIRANLEGVRRVAFVRARAACSPYDFMGTYVDDLPSVVDIDAIKRAGVRIGADPLGGASVDYWGAIGERHGLDLTVVNPLVDPTWRFMTLDWDGKIRMDCSSPDAMASLIGRKDDYQIATGNDADADRHGVVTPDAGLMNPNHFLSVAIGYLFGGARADWPTTARIGKTLVSSSMIDRVAADLGTEMVEVPVGFKWFVPGLIDGSFGFGGEESAGASFLRRDGSTWTTDKDGLLLCLLASEILATTGRTPSEHYADLVAAHGNPAYARVDAPADRAQKAKLAALSPSDVSATELAGEPIVDKLTEAPGNGAKIGGLKVTTESAWFAARPSGTEDVYKIYAESFRGPEHLAEVQEAARDVVSAALG, encoded by the coding sequence ATGGCCGACCCGCGCGCAGGAACCCTCGCCCAGCCCTCCGACCTCGTCGACGTCGCGCACCTCGTGACGGCGTACTTCAGCGAGGAGCCCGACCCCGACGACGTCGACCAGCAGGTCGCGTTCGGCACCAGCGGGCACCGCGGGACGAGCCTGAAGACGTCCTTCAACGAGGTGCACATCGCGGCCACGACGCAGGCGATCTGCGACTACCGCACGGAGCAGGGGTACGACGGTCCGCTGTTCCTGGGCCGCGACACCCACGCGCTCTCGGAGCCCGCGTGGGTGACCGCGATCGAGGTGCTGGTCGCCAACGACGTGACGGTGCTGGTCGACTCGGCGGACGGCTACACGCCGACGCCCGCGGTCTCGCACGCGATCATCCGCGCCAACGGTGGGCGTACGACGGGCACCGGTCTCGCCGACGGCATCGTGGTGACCCCGTCGCACAACCCGCCAACCGACGGCGGGTTCAAGTACAACCCGCCGCACGGTGGCCCGGCCGACACCGACGCGACCAGCGTGATCGCCGCGCGGGCCAACGAGCTGATCCGGGCCAACCTCGAGGGCGTCCGGCGGGTCGCGTTCGTCCGCGCCCGCGCCGCGTGCTCGCCGTACGACTTCATGGGGACCTACGTCGACGACCTCCCCAGCGTCGTCGACATCGACGCGATCAAGCGGGCGGGGGTCCGGATCGGAGCCGACCCGCTCGGTGGCGCGAGCGTCGACTACTGGGGTGCGATCGGAGAGCGACACGGGCTCGACCTGACCGTCGTGAACCCGCTGGTGGACCCGACCTGGCGCTTCATGACCCTCGACTGGGACGGCAAGATCCGGATGGACTGCTCCTCGCCGGACGCGATGGCGTCGCTGATCGGGCGCAAGGACGACTACCAGATCGCGACCGGGAACGACGCCGACGCCGACCGGCACGGCGTCGTCACGCCCGACGCGGGGCTGATGAACCCCAACCACTTCCTGTCGGTGGCGATCGGCTACCTGTTCGGTGGCGCGCGCGCCGACTGGCCGACCACGGCACGGATCGGCAAGACCTTGGTGTCGAGCTCGATGATCGACCGGGTGGCCGCCGACCTCGGCACCGAGATGGTCGAGGTGCCGGTCGGCTTCAAGTGGTTCGTCCCGGGGCTGATCGACGGGTCGTTCGGGTTCGGGGGCGAGGAGTCGGCCGGGGCGTCGTTCCTGCGCCGCGACGGCTCGACCTGGACCACGGACAAGGACGGCCTCCTGCTGTGCCTGCTGGCCTCCGAGATCCTGGCGACGACGGGGAGGACTCCGAGCGAGCACTACGCCGACCTCGTGGCCGCACACGGGAACCCCGCCTACGCGCGGGTCGACGCACCCGCCGACCGGGCGCAGAAGGCCAAGCTCGCGGCACTCTCCCCCTCCGACGTGTCGGCCACCGAGCTGGCCGGGGAGCCGATCGTCGACAAGCTCACCGAGGCGCCGGGGAACGGCGCGAAGATCGGCGGGCTCAAGGTGACCACCGAGAGCGCCTGGTTCGCGGCCCGCCCCAGCGGCACCGAGGACGTCTACAAGATCTACGCCGAGTCCTTCCGGGGCCCCGAGCACCTGGCCGAGGTGCAGGAGGCCGCGCGCGACGTGGTGTCGGCAGCGCTCGGCTGA